A window of Diabrotica virgifera virgifera chromosome 9, PGI_DIABVI_V3a contains these coding sequences:
- the LOC126892577 gene encoding uncharacterized protein LOC126892577 yields the protein MVVDFNKYLRLSKKRELLNIDIWFIHKCIKFKVTPTFAKCKVPFTATLNFKLQTERKFLQNELCKHHAQLDNINVQLKILYDNIVREVSFDNFRDSIANHLDNLEYIKHSKFNRLNNKLHNLLKKKNNLNSNSQNTDRLMGSFRFRFHKRTVNLSNCSFSNKELDFLSNGLKFSTLVPFNNKMVEEFSVDIDTVIESLPLDYISKTNLKSNCFLSLLKDLNKFNNNVNNIKIKCFKQLHLIRQISTKLNSNNLIVTKADKGNCLIIMHHSDYIQKTEEFLRNNNFDVLDRSPLNKLVTNLKATLSTHKDFLLVHKMKEKTFILSNPQIPRLYGLPKIHKPNVPMRPVVSFYNTPVVALSKFINTILQSSISLQPNYSVKNSTDLVNKLSVLNLPRDFFLVSFDVSNLFTNVPRDETIPIVENLLIKSNTNRGTISHMLGLLKLCLSQDFFSFNNIIYRQAQGLAMGNPLSPVLADLFLNNLECNIFDNHSSVHNPLQKILYWFRYVDDVLAIIDGNSSDAENILVSLNNLHPAITFTLETESNNSINFLDLTLTRIENKLSFSVFRKPTQTDHTIPRSSNHPFQQKMASFYCYIHRLLSLPLSDTNFTSELDIIKQLAYSNGYSPTLVDNILNKLRNKRNRSLAYNATPDNSNSEVMYRSISYIGYPSDNIAKILNNIPNLKLSFKCKENIRSIFSHTKDRIKKTSKSGIYKLSCGDCPVTYVGRTMRPLDTRIKEHLSKIDKSSFGHHLHASKHSFSPQRDSRILHSIPNNNYTKMNLLEDLEISREMKRNPQNCVNTQIQLNCKFDPIFKKFL from the coding sequence ATGGTAGTGGACTTTAATAAATACCTTAGACTGTCAAAGAAGAGAGAATTGTTGAACATCGACATCTGGTTCATTCACAAATGCATCAAATTCAAAGTAACACCAACTTTTGCAAAATGTAAGGTACCTTTCACTGCTACTTTAAACTTTAAATTACAAACAGAAAGGAAATTTCTTCAAAATGAACTATGTAAACATCATGCTCAATTAGATAATATTAACGTCCAGCTTAAAATACTTTATGATAACATTGTAAGAGAGGTGTCATTTGATAATTTCAGAGATTCCATAGCTAATCATTTAGACAATCTAGAGTACATTAAACATTCTAAATTCAATAGATTAAACAATAAATTACACAATttgttaaaaaagaaaaataatcttAATAGTAATAGTCAAAACACTGATAGATTGATGGGTTCCTTTAGGTTTAGATTTCACAAACGTACAGTCAACTTATCAAATTGCTCCTTTTCTAATAAAGAACTTGATTTTTTGTCTAACGGATTAAAATTCTCTACTTTAGTACCATTTAACAATAAAATGGTTGAAGAATTTTCAGTTGACATAGACACAGTTATAGAAAGTTTACCTTTAGATTACATTTCTAAAACCAACTTGAAAAGTAATTGTTTCCTTTCTTTACTAAAAGATcttaacaaatttaataataatgtcaATAACATTAAAATCAAATGTTTTAAACAACTACATCTGATTAGACAAATATCTACCAAATTGAATAGTAATAACCTTATCGTTACTAAAGCTGATAAAGGTAACTGCCTTATTATCATGCATCATAGTGATTACATTCAAAAAACGGAAGAATTTTTAAGAAATAACAACTTTGACGTTTTAGATAGAAGTcctttaaataaattagttaccAACTTAAAAGCTACCTTATCTACACATAAAGATTTCCTTCTAGTACATAAGATGAAAGAAAAAACCTTCATTTTGTCAAATCCTCAAATACCTAGACTATATGGTTTGCCAAAGATTCATAAACCTAATGTTCCTATGAGACCAGTGGTTAGTTTTTATAACACTCCAGTTGTTGCATTGTCTAAATTCATTAATACTATTTTACAATCTTCAATATCTTTGCAACCTAATTATTCTGTTAAAAATTCTACTGATCtagtaaataaattgtcagttttaaatTTACCTAGAGACTTCTTTCTAGTTTCTTTCGATGTAAGTAATTTGTTTACGAACGTACCAAGAGATGAAACCATTCCTATAGTGGAGAATTTACTTATTAAAAGTAACACTAATAGAGGTACAATTTCCCACATGTTGGGTTTACTTAAATTATGTTTGTCACAAGATTTCTTTTCTTTcaacaatattatttatagacaGGCACAAGGCCTTGCAATGGGAAATCCCTTATCACCTGTACTAGCAGATTTGTTCTTAAATAACCTTGAGTGTAATATCTTTGACAATCATTCTTCAGTTCATAATCCTTTACAAAAAATCTTGTATTGGTTcagatatgtggatgatgtgtTAGCTATTATAGATGGAAATTCCTCTGATGCAGAAAATATTCTAGTTTCACTCAATAATTTACATCCAGCCATAACATTCACTTTAGAAACAGAGTCTAACAATTCTATTAATTTTCTAGACCTAACATTGACTAGAATAGAGAACAAATTAAGTTTTtcagtctttagaaaaccaactcaGACTGACCACACTATCCCTAGATCTTCTAATCATCCTTTTCAACAGAAGATGGCATCTTTTTATTGCTATATCCACCGTTTACTTAGCTTACCATTATCAGACACAAATTTTACTTCTGAATTAGATATTATTAAACAACTTGCATATAGTAATGGTTACTCCCCTACTTTGGTTGACAACATActcaacaaattaaggaataAAAGGAATAGATCTCTAGCTTATAATGCTACTCCTGACAATTCCAATTCAGAAGTTATGTATAGATctatatcatacataggttatccttcagacaatatagccaaaatcttaaataacattcctaACTTAAAACTCTCATTTAAATGTAAGGAAAACATCAGGTCTATTTTTTCTCATACTAAagacagaattaaaaaaacttctaaaagtggcatatataaattgtcatgtggtgactgccctgtgacctacgtgggtagaacgatgcgaccGTTGGATACACGTATTAAAGAACATCTTtcaaagatcgataaatctagTTTTGGTCATCATTTGCATGCATCGAAACACAGCTTTAGTCCCCAAAGAGACAGTAGGATCCTACATAGCATACCAAATAATAACTATACtaaaatgaatctactagaagatctagaaataagtagagaaatgaaaagaaatcctcaaaactgtgttaacactcagattcaattaaattgtaaatttgatcctatctttaagaaatttctttaa
- the LOC126892579 gene encoding uncharacterized protein LOC126892579, translated as MGNPLSPVLADLFLNNLECNIFDNHSSVHNPLQKILYWFRYVDDVLAIIDGNSSDAENILVSLNNLHPAITFTLETESNNSINFLDLTLTRIENKLSFSVFRKPTQTDHTIPRSSNHPFQQKMASFYCYIHRLLSLPLSDTNFTSELDIIKQLAYSNGYSPTLVDNILNKLRNKRNRSLAYNATPDNSNSEVMYRSISYIGYPSDNIAKILNNIPNLKLSFKCKENIRSIFSHTKDRIKKTSKSGIYKLSCGDCPVTYVGRTMRPLDTRIKEHLSKIDKSSFGHHLHASKHSFSPQRDSRILHSIPNNNYTKMNLLEDLEISREMKRNPQNCVNTQIQLNCKFDPIFKKFL; from the coding sequence ATGGGAAATCCCTTATCACCTGTACTAGCAGATTTGTTCTTAAATAACCTTGAGTGTAATATCTTTGACAATCATTCTTCAGTTCATAATCCTTTACAAAAAATCTTGTATTGGTTcagatatgtggatgatgtgtTAGCTATTATAGATGGAAATTCCTCTGATGCAGAAAATATTCTAGTTTCACTCAATAATTTACATCCAGCCATAACATTCACTTTAGAAACAGAGTCTAACAATTCTATTAATTTTCTAGACCTAACATTGACTAGAATAGAGAACAAATTAAGTTTTtcagtctttagaaaaccaactcaGACTGACCACACTATCCCTAGATCTTCTAATCATCCTTTTCAACAGAAGATGGCATCTTTTTATTGCTATATCCACCGTTTACTTAGCTTACCATTATCAGACACAAATTTTACTTCTGAATTAGATATTATTAAACAACTTGCATATAGTAATGGTTACTCCCCTACTTTGGTTGACAACATActcaacaaattaaggaataAAAGGAATAGATCTCTAGCTTATAATGCTACTCCTGACAATTCCAATTCAGAAGTTATGTATAGATctatatcatacataggttatccttcagacaatatagccaaaatcttaaataacattcctaACTTAAAACTCTCATTTAAATGTAAGGAAAACATCAGGTCTATTTTTTCTCATACTAAagacagaattaaaaaaacttctaaaagtggcatatataaattgtcatgtggtgactgccctgtgacctacgtgggtagaacgatgcgaccGTTGGATACACGTATTAAAGAACATCTTtcaaagatcgataaatctagTTTTGGTCATCATTTGCATGCATCGAAACACAGCTTTAGTCCCCAAAGAGACAGTAGGATCCTACATAGCATACCAAATAATAACTATACtaaaatgaatctactagaagatctagaaataagtagagaaatgaaaagaaatcctcaaaactgtgttaacactcagattcaattaaattgtaaatttgatcctatctttaagaaatttctttaa